In Candidatus Ancaeobacter aquaticus, a single genomic region encodes these proteins:
- a CDS encoding Smr/MutS family protein yields the protein MSKLKLDLHDIFNKGKKIEDALASIMNDAVKKKIKTVEIIPGKGSGQLKKKVIKFLEKNKGMYHRIEKDSHNWGRLFVHFKHN from the coding sequence ATGAGTAAATTAAAATTAGATCTCCACGACATATTTAATAAAGGCAAGAAGATTGAGGATGCTCTTGCATCTATCATGAACGATGCGGTAAAAAAGAAGATAAAAACCGTTGAAATCATTCCAGGAAAAGGTTCGGGTCAGCTCAAAAAGAAAGTAATAAAGTTTCTTGAAAAAAATAAGGGGATGTATCACCGCATAGAGAAAGATTCGCATAATTGGGGTAGACTTTTTGTCCATTTCAAACATAACTAG
- a CDS encoding CAAX prenyl protease-related protein, which translates to MKTFLIIAPYIVPYIAFILIGSFSSYFGSFAILIYPIQTLVTAGLLVYWWKKYKEIRFSFSFLSIILGVLVFFLWIGLTEYMPFDKLHPPAEGYNPLSGNIYITTFLVSFRLGGAVLIVPLFEELFIRSLVIRYLINSNDFTKVPIGAFTWFSCIGSILLFTFGHQSWEWIAACVTAIIYNIILYHRKNIFDCIVAHATTNLCLGIYVLMTGKWGYW; encoded by the coding sequence ATGAAAACATTTTTGATTATAGCACCTTATATCGTTCCGTACATTGCTTTTATCTTAATTGGCTCTTTTTCTTCATATTTTGGTAGCTTCGCTATCTTAATATATCCTATTCAAACGCTGGTTACGGCGGGTCTTTTAGTATATTGGTGGAAAAAATATAAGGAAATACGTTTTTCTTTTTCATTTCTGTCTATTATTCTTGGCGTCCTCGTATTCTTTTTATGGATAGGACTGACTGAATATATGCCCTTTGATAAGCTACACCCACCAGCAGAGGGCTACAACCCACTTTCAGGAAACATCTACATAACCACATTCCTTGTAAGTTTTCGTCTTGGAGGAGCTGTTCTTATAGTCCCCCTCTTTGAAGAATTGTTTATTCGTTCACTCGTTATTCGCTACCTTATTAACTCAAATGATTTTACTAAAGTGCCTATTGGCGCATTTACCTGGTTTTCATGCATTGGAAGTATTTTGCTTTTTACTTTTGGGCATCAGTCATGGGAATGGATTGCAGCATGTGTTACCGCAATTATATACAACATCATCCTTTATCACCGAAAAAATATTTTTGATTGTATCGTTGCGCACGCAACAACAAACCTATGCCTCGGAATCTATGTCCTTATGACAGGGAAATGGGGATACTGGTAA
- a CDS encoding Tex family protein, with product MNEVHFNLIAKEMKLDPKRVLAAVLLLDGGATVPFIARYRKELTDTLDEVQITDIRDRINQLRDLDKRRDAIIKSLEERKLLTETLKKKVMAAESLTVLEDIYLPYRPKKRTKATVAKEKGLEPLAKLIFEQTDVDLIAATKKYVNKKKGVEGSEDALAGARDIVAEWMNEDQGIRAKMRELFAAEGLIRSKVCKGKEKDGIKYKDYYEWEEKIATAPSHRILAIRRGESEGFLMARITPLEEDAVSLMDQYFVKNSTESAQQVKLAAHDGYKRLLSVGMETEVRLSSKKRADEEAITVFVENLRQLLLASPLGEKNVLAIDPGFRTGCKVVAINKQGKFLFTEVIYPHGSEFSASEATEAVVSMCKKYEIEAIAVGNGTAGRETEAFVRDIKALNKIPVILVNESGASIYSASAVAREEFPDQDLTVRGAVSIGRRLMDPLSELVKIDAKSIGVGQYQHDVDQNALKNSLDDVVVSCVNAVGVEVNTSSKQLLTYVSGVGPKLAQLIIEYRNENGPFTTRKELLKVSTLGPKVFEQAAGFLRIRGAKNKLDCSAVHPESYHVVEAMAKDLGSTVTDIISDSSLQNKIDLKKYVTDTVGLPTLQDIVKELAKPGRDPRKEFEEIKFQDGVTTMDDLKVGMKLTGVITNITAFGAFVDIGVHQDGLVHISQMSDGFVKSPADVVKVQQKVTVTVMEIDKDRKRIALSMKTKLEKDFSLKKDHPKKASPSQKSDSSMSDFGKKLMEAALKSQ from the coding sequence ATGAACGAAGTGCATTTTAATTTAATCGCAAAAGAAATGAAACTCGATCCAAAACGTGTTCTTGCCGCAGTGTTGCTTCTTGACGGTGGTGCTACGGTACCCTTTATTGCACGATATAGAAAAGAATTAACAGATACTCTTGATGAGGTACAAATTACTGATATACGCGATAGGATCAATCAGCTGCGTGATCTCGATAAACGACGTGATGCGATTATTAAGTCTCTTGAAGAAAGAAAACTGCTTACTGAAACACTCAAGAAGAAGGTAATGGCTGCAGAATCTCTTACCGTACTAGAAGATATATACCTGCCGTATCGACCAAAAAAACGTACCAAAGCAACAGTGGCAAAAGAAAAGGGTCTGGAACCACTGGCAAAATTGATTTTTGAACAAACAGATGTTGATCTTATCGCGGCTACAAAAAAATATGTTAATAAGAAAAAAGGCGTGGAAGGCAGTGAAGATGCACTTGCAGGTGCTCGTGATATTGTTGCCGAATGGATGAATGAAGATCAGGGTATACGTGCAAAGATGAGAGAGCTGTTTGCGGCTGAAGGATTGATTAGGTCAAAAGTCTGTAAAGGTAAAGAAAAAGACGGCATTAAGTATAAAGACTATTATGAATGGGAAGAAAAAATAGCTACCGCGCCTTCACACCGTATTCTTGCTATTCGAAGAGGTGAAAGTGAAGGGTTTTTAATGGCACGCATCACTCCGCTTGAAGAAGATGCTGTTTCATTGATGGATCAATATTTTGTTAAAAATAGTACTGAGTCAGCTCAGCAGGTAAAACTTGCAGCACATGACGGTTACAAGAGATTATTATCTGTAGGTATGGAAACAGAAGTGCGGCTATCATCAAAGAAACGTGCTGATGAAGAGGCTATAACCGTATTTGTTGAAAATTTAAGACAGCTTCTTTTAGCATCTCCTCTTGGAGAGAAAAATGTACTTGCTATTGATCCCGGTTTTAGAACAGGGTGTAAAGTTGTGGCTATTAATAAACAAGGGAAATTTCTTTTTACTGAAGTGATATATCCTCATGGATCAGAATTTAGTGCCTCAGAAGCAACTGAAGCAGTAGTGAGTATGTGTAAAAAATATGAAATAGAAGCAATTGCGGTAGGTAACGGTACTGCGGGTAGAGAGACAGAAGCATTTGTTAGAGATATTAAGGCGCTAAACAAAATACCTGTGATACTAGTCAATGAAAGCGGAGCATCTATTTATTCTGCGTCTGCAGTTGCCCGTGAAGAATTTCCTGATCAGGATCTTACGGTACGTGGGGCTGTGTCTATTGGCAGGCGGCTCATGGATCCTTTATCAGAACTTGTTAAGATCGATGCAAAATCGATTGGTGTCGGTCAATACCAGCACGATGTAGACCAGAATGCGTTAAAAAATAGTCTTGATGATGTTGTTGTTAGCTGTGTAAATGCGGTAGGTGTTGAAGTAAATACATCAAGCAAACAGCTTCTGACCTATGTATCCGGTGTTGGACCAAAGTTAGCGCAATTAATTATAGAATATCGAAATGAAAATGGTCCTTTTACAACAAGAAAAGAACTGCTCAAAGTGTCGACACTTGGACCAAAAGTATTTGAACAGGCAGCAGGTTTTTTGCGTATACGTGGCGCAAAGAATAAACTTGATTGTAGTGCGGTACACCCTGAAAGCTATCATGTAGTTGAGGCTATGGCTAAAGATCTGGGTAGTACAGTAACTGATATTATATCTGACAGCTCACTTCAAAATAAGATAGATCTGAAGAAATATGTTACTGATACAGTGGGGTTACCGACTTTGCAGGACATTGTAAAAGAATTAGCGAAGCCGGGAAGAGATCCCCGCAAAGAATTTGAAGAGATAAAATTCCAGGATGGTGTAACAACAATGGATGATCTTAAAGTGGGGATGAAACTCACCGGAGTAATAACCAATATTACTGCATTTGGAGCATTTGTTGATATAGGCGTCCATCAGGACGGATTAGTCCATATCAGCCAAATGTCAGACGGTTTTGTGAAGAGTCCCGCTGATGTAGTAAAAGTCCAACAAAAGGTTACCGTAACCGTAATGGAAATTGATAAAGACCGAAAACGCATCGCTCTATCTATGAAGACCAAACTCGAGAAAGATTTTTCTCTCAAAAAAGACCATCCTAAAAAGGCGAGCCCATCGCAAAAGAGTGATTCATCTATGAGTGACTTTGGAAAAAAACTGATGGAAGCAGCTTTAAAGTCACAATAA